A genome region from Chengkuizengella sp. SCS-71B includes the following:
- a CDS encoding altronate dehydratase family protein, which produces MLDEKNNNVVIIHESDSVAIALKDFEEGERIFLGGKEIIINEMIPYGHKIAIKDVPKGEDIIKYGYPIGHSTGNIVTGSWIHSHNMKTNLQGELDYEYEKVEQSPAKQVYSFDQTFKGYVRDNGDVGIRNEVWIINTVGCINKTAELLAKMANQQFQDESIDGVYHFPHPFGCSQLGDDLTYTQKLLSNLVHHPNAAGVLVLGLGCENNYIELFKKVLGDYDNRRVKFLEVQAVSDEMETGLNLIEEVVEYAKKFKREDIPVSKLKIGLKCGGSDGFSGITANPLVGRFADHLISRGGTAVLTEVPEMFGAETILMNRAKNAEIFSKIVELVNDFKRYFIRHDQVVYENPSPGNKKGGITTLEEKSLGCIQKGGFAIVNDVVQYGERVDEMGLNLLQGPGNDLVSVTALAASGAHIVLFTTGRGTPFGGPVPTVKISTNTDLYEKKKNWIDFDAGQLLKNKDMNELSEELFEYVLDVASGKLTANNELYGFKEIAIFKDGVTM; this is translated from the coding sequence ATGTTAGATGAAAAAAATAACAACGTTGTTATCATTCATGAAAGTGATTCAGTAGCTATCGCACTGAAAGATTTTGAAGAGGGGGAGCGTATTTTTCTAGGTGGTAAAGAAATTATAATAAACGAGATGATTCCATATGGACACAAGATTGCAATCAAGGATGTTCCCAAGGGTGAAGATATTATTAAATATGGCTATCCAATTGGACATTCTACTGGAAACATCGTTACAGGAAGCTGGATTCATAGCCATAATATGAAAACGAACCTACAAGGTGAACTAGATTATGAATATGAAAAAGTAGAACAAAGTCCAGCCAAACAAGTTTATTCCTTTGACCAAACGTTTAAAGGTTATGTAAGAGATAATGGAGACGTAGGGATTAGAAATGAAGTCTGGATTATAAATACGGTAGGGTGTATCAACAAAACAGCAGAACTATTAGCCAAGATGGCCAATCAACAATTTCAGGATGAATCTATCGATGGTGTGTATCATTTTCCACATCCTTTTGGCTGTTCACAGCTTGGTGACGATTTAACTTATACACAAAAGCTATTAAGCAACTTAGTCCATCATCCGAATGCAGCCGGTGTTTTAGTTTTAGGTTTAGGCTGTGAGAATAATTATATAGAGTTATTTAAAAAAGTTTTAGGTGATTATGATAATCGTAGAGTTAAGTTTTTAGAGGTTCAAGCTGTGTCAGATGAGATGGAAACAGGGCTCAATTTAATAGAAGAAGTGGTTGAATATGCTAAAAAATTTAAAAGAGAGGATATACCAGTTTCAAAGTTGAAAATTGGTTTGAAGTGTGGAGGTTCTGATGGTTTTTCAGGGATTACTGCGAATCCGTTGGTTGGTAGATTTGCCGACCACCTTATATCAAGAGGCGGGACAGCTGTATTAACAGAAGTGCCTGAAATGTTTGGAGCTGAAACAATCCTTATGAATCGAGCAAAAAATGCAGAGATATTTTCTAAAATTGTAGAGCTTGTGAATGACTTTAAGCGTTATTTTATTCGACATGATCAAGTTGTTTATGAAAATCCTTCACCTGGCAACAAAAAAGGGGGAATTACAACGCTTGAAGAAAAATCACTTGGCTGTATTCAGAAGGGTGGTTTTGCGATAGTTAACGATGTTGTTCAGTATGGCGAAAGAGTGGATGAGATGGGATTAAACCTTTTACAAGGTCCAGGAAATGATCTCGTATCTGTAACCGCATTAGCTGCCTCAGGTGCTCACATCGTATTATTTACAACGGGAAGAGGAACTCCTTTTGGTGGTCCAGTTCCTACCGTTAAGATATCTACTAATACAGATTTATATGAAAAAAAGAAGAACTGGATTGATTTTGATGCTGGACAGCTTTTAAAAAATAAAGATATGAATGAATTAAGTGAAGAATTATTTGAGTATGTTTTAGATGTAGCATCTGGGAAGCTAACTGCGAACAATGAATTATATGGATTTAAGGAAATTGCCATATTTAAAGATGGTGTAACGATGTAG
- a CDS encoding tagaturonate reductase, with protein MKIDQLNREWISEHQMMYNITTSVHMEEKVLQIGEGNFLRGFIDWMIFKLNQEGKFQGKVVAVQPTKHGKVVPKLNQQDGLYTTVLRGIDQGKKVENIEIVDSINRGINPYVQWEEVLKVAESPNIQFVFSNTTEAGLSYKSETYDPSQSPDSFPGKLTALLYHRFKKLGEAPNSGWIIIPCELVDANGLLLKKLVIKTAENWNLPDHFIQWIQTENVFCNTLVDRIVTGYPRDQIEEYNEKLGYEDILLTTGEPYHLFVIDSHKDVKELLPFHEVGLNVHWDEIKPYRDLKVKLLNGPHTLMAAVGFLCGIETVKEAMEDELVGPFIQKSINEEIIPTFDDEKKAKDYANSVIERFINPFNKHMLKDIALNTVYKFKTRLLPTLKLYQEKFQYLPKHICFSFAAIFVYCKPSKQEKNEFIGSRFSEDYVIKDKVEILQLFSEVWSHYDGSNQSIQKLTAKVLSDKSIWDEDLNEIIDLNHMIATYINDILEFGMRDSLKKI; from the coding sequence ATGAAAATCGATCAGCTTAACCGTGAATGGATATCAGAACATCAGATGATGTACAACATAACAACATCTGTTCATATGGAAGAGAAGGTTTTACAAATTGGAGAAGGTAATTTTTTACGTGGATTTATTGATTGGATGATTTTTAAATTAAACCAAGAGGGGAAGTTTCAAGGGAAGGTTGTAGCTGTTCAACCGACCAAACACGGCAAGGTAGTGCCAAAACTAAATCAGCAAGATGGATTGTATACAACAGTATTAAGAGGCATTGATCAAGGAAAAAAGGTAGAAAATATTGAAATCGTAGATTCTATCAATCGTGGAATTAATCCTTATGTGCAATGGGAGGAGGTTTTAAAGGTCGCGGAATCTCCTAACATACAATTTGTATTTTCAAATACAACTGAAGCAGGACTATCTTATAAAAGTGAAACTTATGACCCTTCTCAATCACCTGATTCTTTCCCTGGGAAATTAACAGCACTTTTATATCATCGGTTTAAGAAACTCGGAGAAGCACCAAATTCAGGATGGATTATTATTCCTTGTGAATTAGTAGATGCAAATGGTTTGCTGTTAAAAAAGCTTGTGATTAAAACGGCTGAAAACTGGAATCTTCCAGATCATTTTATTCAATGGATTCAAACTGAAAATGTATTTTGCAACACGCTGGTTGATCGAATTGTAACAGGATATCCTAGAGATCAGATAGAGGAATATAATGAAAAACTAGGATATGAAGATATTTTGTTAACAACAGGAGAACCTTATCACCTTTTTGTGATTGATTCTCATAAGGACGTGAAAGAGTTACTGCCATTTCATGAAGTTGGATTAAATGTACATTGGGATGAGATAAAACCGTATCGAGATTTAAAAGTAAAGTTGTTAAATGGCCCTCATACTTTAATGGCCGCTGTTGGATTTTTATGTGGCATTGAAACTGTAAAGGAAGCGATGGAGGATGAGCTAGTTGGTCCCTTCATTCAAAAAAGTATTAATGAAGAGATCATACCAACATTTGATGATGAAAAAAAGGCAAAAGATTATGCAAATAGTGTAATAGAACGATTTATTAATCCTTTCAATAAACATATGTTAAAAGATATTGCTTTAAATACAGTATATAAATTTAAAACTAGATTATTGCCAACTCTTAAACTTTACCAAGAAAAATTTCAGTATCTCCCTAAACATATTTGTTTTTCATTTGCAGCTATATTTGTTTACTGTAAGCCATCAAAACAAGAAAAGAATGAATTTATAGGTTCTCGTTTTTCAGAAGATTATGTAATAAAAGATAAAGTAGAAATTTTGCAGCTATTCTCTGAAGTTTGGTCACATTATGATGGTAGTAATCAAAGCATACAAAAACTAACTGCGAAAGTGTTGAGCGATAAATCCATTTGGGATGAGGATTTAAATGAGATTATAGATTTGAATCATATGATCGCAACTTATATCAATGATATTTTAGAGTTCGGAATGAGGGACAGTTTGAAAAAGATATAA
- the uxaC gene encoding glucuronate isomerase, with protein sequence MTFLSENMMLKSESAQILFHNYAKQMPIIDFHTHLSPQEIAENKTYNNITELWLSGDHYKWRAMRWLGFDEKFITGEASDKDKFMTWANTLPYTMGNPIYVWSHMELSRYFQINELLTPENAEHIWEICNEKLQDSSFSTQNILQQFNVRVINTTDDPIDSLNYHKQIKQQNNVTTEVLPTFRPDQVLNIEQPNFKEYINKLEQVTEQSISNYSDLISAVESRIHYFHENGCRISDHAFTELPFHPVSDEEAASIFKKGLEGQGLTLDEIHKYQTKTMVHLGQMYESLNWTMQLHIGAIRNNNSRMFSILGKDTGYDSILDYKLAENLNGFLNELDKENTLPKTIVYTLNAAQNDVIASAIGNFQSSGARGKLQFGSGWWFNDTKDGMLNQMKTLANIGVLSTFVGMLTDSRSFLSFPRHEYFRRVLCDLFGSWIENGELPADYEFIGNIIQDISYKNALNYFSNNI encoded by the coding sequence ATGACTTTTTTAAGTGAAAATATGATGTTAAAGAGTGAAAGTGCTCAGATATTATTTCATAATTATGCAAAACAAATGCCGATCATTGATTTCCATACCCATCTTAGTCCACAAGAAATTGCTGAAAATAAAACTTACAATAATATTACTGAATTATGGCTTTCGGGAGACCATTATAAATGGAGAGCTATGCGCTGGCTTGGATTTGATGAGAAGTTCATTACAGGTGAAGCTTCTGATAAAGATAAATTTATGACATGGGCTAATACATTACCTTATACAATGGGGAATCCGATCTATGTTTGGTCACACATGGAGTTAAGCCGATATTTTCAAATTAATGAATTATTGACTCCAGAAAATGCTGAACACATTTGGGAGATTTGTAATGAGAAGCTGCAGGATAGTTCTTTTAGTACACAGAACATATTGCAACAATTTAATGTAAGAGTTATAAATACAACGGATGATCCGATCGATTCATTAAACTATCACAAGCAAATCAAACAGCAGAACAATGTAACTACTGAAGTTCTACCAACTTTTAGACCTGATCAGGTATTGAATATTGAGCAACCAAACTTTAAAGAATATATTAATAAATTAGAACAAGTGACAGAGCAATCGATCTCAAATTATAGCGATTTAATTTCAGCTGTTGAGAGTAGAATTCATTATTTCCATGAAAATGGATGTCGTATTTCTGATCATGCTTTTACGGAATTGCCATTTCATCCAGTCTCGGATGAGGAAGCAGCTTCTATTTTTAAAAAGGGTTTAGAAGGACAGGGGCTAACACTAGATGAAATTCATAAATATCAAACAAAAACGATGGTCCATTTAGGACAAATGTATGAATCACTTAATTGGACAATGCAATTACATATTGGAGCAATAAGAAATAATAATTCACGTATGTTTTCAATCTTAGGCAAAGATACTGGGTATGATTCCATTTTAGACTATAAACTTGCGGAAAATTTAAATGGATTTTTAAATGAGTTAGACAAAGAAAATACGCTGCCAAAAACGATTGTTTATACTTTAAATGCAGCTCAAAACGATGTGATTGCATCTGCAATTGGTAATTTTCAATCATCAGGAGCTAGAGGGAAATTGCAATTTGGTTCAGGGTGGTGGTTTAATGATACGAAAGATGGAATGCTGAATCAAATGAAAACATTAGCGAATATTGGTGTATTAAGTACTTTTGTAGGGATGTTAACCGACTCTAGGAGTTTTCTTTCCTTCCCAAGGCATGAGTACTTCCGCAGAGTTTTATGTGATTTATTCGGAAGTTGGATAGAAAATGGAGAATTGCCAGCAGATTATGAATTTATTGGCAATATCATTCAAGACATAAGTTATAAAAACGCTTTGAACTATTTTTCAAATAATATTTAA
- a CDS encoding pectate lyase family protein, with the protein MGESNNSIEVNATPQSAGGGTPPGNINDLVGFAALNGGTTGGEGANAVVVTVSTGTDLQNAINNKDPNLPLKIYINGTITPANSSNNKIDVKDVSDISILGVGTSGELNGIGIKVWRASNIIIRNLTIHHVDIGDKDAISIVGPSNNVWVDHNELYNSLDVDKDYYDGLFDVKNNAEYITFSYNYVHDSWKTALVGSSDSDNYDRKITYHHNRWENVFSRGPLFRFGQGHLYNNYYNNIIDTGINSRMGATLKIENNHFENSKDPIVSLYSSEIGYWDVSNNIFQNNTGNQPTTSTVSYTPPYTYSLDPVENVKSIVISNAGVGKIDP; encoded by the coding sequence ATTGGTGAAAGTAATAATTCTATAGAAGTAAACGCCACACCTCAAAGTGCTGGAGGAGGAACTCCCCCTGGCAATATAAATGATCTGGTTGGATTTGCAGCACTGAATGGAGGCACTACTGGTGGTGAAGGAGCCAATGCAGTTGTAGTTACTGTTAGTACAGGTACAGACTTACAGAATGCAATCAATAATAAAGATCCAAATTTACCATTAAAGATTTATATAAATGGAACCATTACACCAGCAAATTCGTCTAACAACAAAATTGACGTTAAAGATGTTTCAGACATATCCATACTTGGCGTTGGTACAAGCGGAGAATTAAACGGGATCGGCATCAAAGTTTGGAGAGCAAGTAATATTATTATACGAAACTTAACTATTCATCACGTTGATATTGGAGATAAAGATGCCATCAGCATAGTAGGGCCTTCCAACAACGTTTGGGTGGATCACAATGAATTGTATAACAGTTTAGATGTGGACAAAGATTATTATGACGGTTTGTTTGATGTGAAGAATAATGCTGAATATATCACCTTCTCCTATAACTACGTACACGATAGCTGGAAAACAGCGCTAGTTGGATCTTCTGACAGTGATAATTATGACCGTAAAATAACATATCATCATAACCGTTGGGAAAACGTGTTCTCGCGGGGACCTCTTTTTAGATTTGGTCAAGGGCATCTTTATAATAATTACTACAACAACATCATCGATACAGGAATTAATTCTAGAATGGGAGCAACACTTAAAATAGAAAATAACCATTTTGAAAACTCTAAAGATCCAATTGTCTCTTTATACAGCAGTGAAATCGGATACTGGGACGTGTCAAATAATATATTCCAAAACAATACTGGAAATCAACCAACAACTTCTACAGTTAGTTACACACCACCGTATACTTATTCGTTAGATCCAGTTGAAAATGTAAAATCAATTGTAATCTCTAATGCTGGTGTAGGGAAAATAGACCCTTAA
- a CDS encoding glycoside hydrolase family 9 protein, which produces MFGNFQKGNVVDAAPNLYNYAEALQKSIYFYEAQRSGELPEDNRVEWRGDSGLNDGADVGLDLTGGWYDAGDHVKFGFPMAASTTMLAWSVYEYKDGYIQAGQYEEILDNIKWATDYFIKAHTAPNELYGQIGTGGVDHAWWGPAEVMQMARPSYKIDASCPGSDLAGETAAALAASSIIFKETDPSYASTLLQHAIELYDFADQYRGKYSDCITDAASFYNSWSGYEDEITWGAVWLYLATDDETYLNKAISSTADWGTEGQTPYWGYLWTQAWDDKHYGAQILLSRITGDSQFITSTERNLDYWTTGTEDTGQRITYTPGGLAWLDTWGVLRYAANASFLAFVYSDWLEASNPVKAQKYRDFAESQILYMLGDNPDNRSYVIGYSNNPPEHPHHRTSHGSWADSQSVPQNHRHVLYGALVGGPDQNDNYTDDIGDYVSNEVATDYNAGFTGALAKMNLMYGAGQQPLPNFPQPEVREDEMFVEASINSSGATYTEIKALLNNRSGWPARMGDKLSFKYFMDLSEVYDAGYSVNDLTTSTAYNQGATVSGFIPFDIDNNLYYVLVDFTGVEIYPGGQSAYKKEVQFRMAAPSGTTFWDPSNDYSYQGLASGSSVIKTTYIPVFDDGMKVFGDEPGPAVPPSIPTNLIATEGNGQVTLSWNHATGANSYNIKRSGTSGGPYSYVESTSNNIFTDLGLTNGETYFYVITASNSTGESSDSSEVSGTPFLPQPGSFILSASAGDGQVDLSWSLSSDADHYDVLRSQTSGGPYTTIANGITLRDYTDTSVSNGTTYYYQLVANNGAGTTTSNEAQVTPQLQQPGSFTLSATADDGKVDLSWTTSAYANSYEVLRSTSMSGPFNSIQSGLSTTSFSDTTVTNGTTYYYKVVASNNAGSVESNATEVTPNAPVMGDLVLQYKAGDTNANDNHFKPHFNIVNNGDSPVSLHDLTIRYYYTIDSNQSQQFHCDYATIGCANLNGTFVTMSPSSGADHYLEVSFTPSAGSISAGGQSGEIQTRNNKIDWSNYDETNDYSFDASKPQFTDWDHVTLYQNGQLVWGIEP; this is translated from the coding sequence ATGTTTGGAAATTTTCAAAAAGGAAATGTAGTAGACGCTGCACCAAATTTGTATAATTATGCAGAAGCACTTCAAAAGTCAATTTATTTTTACGAAGCACAGCGTTCTGGTGAATTACCTGAAGATAACAGGGTAGAATGGCGTGGTGATTCAGGATTAAATGATGGTGCAGATGTAGGTTTGGATTTAACGGGTGGTTGGTATGATGCTGGAGATCATGTGAAGTTTGGGTTTCCAATGGCAGCATCTACAACAATGTTGGCTTGGTCAGTTTACGAATATAAGGATGGTTACATACAGGCAGGTCAATATGAAGAAATATTAGACAACATTAAATGGGCTACAGATTACTTTATTAAAGCTCACACAGCACCCAATGAATTGTATGGTCAAATAGGGACTGGTGGAGTGGATCACGCGTGGTGGGGACCTGCTGAAGTTATGCAAATGGCTCGTCCATCCTACAAAATTGATGCAAGCTGTCCTGGTTCTGATTTAGCAGGTGAAACTGCTGCTGCTTTAGCAGCTTCATCGATTATTTTTAAAGAAACAGATCCATCTTATGCGTCCACTTTATTACAACATGCAATCGAGTTATATGATTTTGCAGATCAATATCGAGGAAAATATTCGGATTGCATTACAGATGCTGCTTCATTCTATAACTCTTGGAGTGGATATGAAGATGAAATTACATGGGGAGCGGTTTGGCTGTATTTAGCAACGGATGATGAAACCTATTTAAATAAAGCCATCTCTTCTACAGCAGATTGGGGTACAGAAGGTCAAACGCCTTATTGGGGTTATTTATGGACACAGGCTTGGGATGATAAACATTATGGAGCTCAAATTTTACTGTCTAGAATTACTGGAGATAGTCAGTTTATAACCTCAACAGAACGAAATTTAGACTATTGGACAACTGGGACTGAGGATACAGGGCAAAGGATTACTTACACACCTGGCGGTTTAGCTTGGTTAGATACGTGGGGTGTTTTAAGATATGCTGCAAACGCTTCTTTTTTAGCGTTTGTATATTCAGACTGGTTAGAAGCGAGTAATCCAGTAAAAGCACAAAAATACCGTGATTTTGCAGAAAGCCAGATTTTATATATGCTTGGTGATAACCCTGATAATCGCAGTTATGTAATCGGTTACAGCAATAATCCACCAGAGCATCCTCATCACCGTACTTCTCATGGATCTTGGGCAGATAGTCAATCTGTTCCACAAAATCATCGACATGTGTTATATGGTGCTTTAGTTGGTGGACCAGACCAAAATGATAATTATACAGATGATATCGGCGATTACGTTAGTAATGAGGTTGCCACAGATTATAATGCTGGTTTTACAGGTGCCTTAGCAAAGATGAATTTAATGTATGGTGCCGGACAGCAACCACTACCAAACTTCCCACAACCAGAAGTACGAGAAGATGAAATGTTTGTAGAGGCATCAATAAATAGTTCAGGAGCAACTTATACTGAAATTAAGGCTTTGTTAAACAATCGTTCGGGATGGCCAGCAAGAATGGGAGATAAATTATCCTTCAAATATTTTATGGATCTGTCTGAAGTGTACGATGCAGGTTATTCAGTTAATGACCTAACTACTTCAACTGCTTACAATCAGGGCGCAACAGTATCAGGTTTTATCCCTTTTGATATCGATAACAATTTATATTATGTTCTTGTGGATTTTACCGGTGTTGAAATATACCCAGGAGGCCAATCAGCTTATAAAAAAGAAGTGCAATTTAGAATGGCAGCACCATCAGGAACAACATTCTGGGATCCAAGTAATGATTACTCATATCAAGGATTAGCTTCTGGTTCATCAGTAATTAAAACGACATATATTCCAGTGTTTGATGATGGAATGAAGGTGTTTGGTGATGAACCTGGTCCCGCTGTACCTCCTAGTATACCGACAAATTTAATTGCAACAGAAGGGAATGGGCAAGTTACTTTAAGCTGGAATCATGCAACTGGAGCAAATAGCTATAACATCAAAAGATCTGGAACTAGTGGAGGACCTTATTCTTATGTTGAATCAACTTCAAATAACATTTTCACAGATCTGGGTTTAACTAATGGGGAGACGTATTTTTATGTGATCACTGCTTCAAATAGTACTGGGGAAAGTTCAGATTCATCTGAAGTAAGCGGCACACCATTTTTACCACAGCCTGGATCGTTTATTTTATCCGCTTCAGCAGGTGACGGACAGGTGGATCTCAGTTGGAGTTTGTCTAGTGATGCTGACCATTATGATGTGTTAAGGTCCCAAACAAGCGGAGGACCTTATACAACAATTGCAAATGGAATAACGTTAAGAGATTACACGGATACTTCCGTTTCGAATGGAACGACTTATTATTATCAATTAGTTGCAAATAATGGAGCAGGTACAACAACCTCAAATGAGGCTCAAGTTACTCCACAATTACAGCAGCCAGGTAGTTTTACTTTATCTGCAACAGCAGATGATGGAAAGGTGGATTTAAGCTGGACTACTTCTGCCTATGCAAACAGTTATGAAGTGTTACGATCAACTTCCATGAGTGGACCGTTTAATAGCATACAATCAGGACTTTCAACTACTTCTTTTTCAGATACAACTGTTACAAATGGCACAACTTATTATTACAAAGTGGTAGCATCAAACAATGCAGGCAGTGTAGAATCTAATGCTACAGAAGTGACTCCAAACGCACCGGTAATGGGAGATTTAGTTTTACAGTATAAAGCAGGGGATACAAATGCTAATGACAATCATTTCAAACCTCACTTTAATATTGTAAACAATGGGGATAGTCCAGTGTCTCTCCATGATTTAACGATACGTTATTACTATACGATAGACAGTAATCAATCACAGCAATTCCATTGTGATTATGCAACTATAGGGTGTGCAAATTTAAATGGAACCTTTGTAACGATGAGCCCATCCTCAGGTGCGGATCATTACTTGGAGGTTAGTTTCACACCAAGTGCAGGCAGTATTTCAGCTGGAGGTCAAAGTGGGGAGATACAGACACGTAATAATAAAATTGATTGGAGTAACTATGATGAAACGAATGATTACTCCTTTGATGCGAGCAAACCTCAATTTACCGATTGGGATCATGTGACTTTATATCAGAATGGTCAATTAGTGTGGGGTATTGAACCATAA